The Candidatus Cloacimonadota bacterium genome includes a region encoding these proteins:
- the rdgB gene encoding RdgB/HAM1 family non-canonical purine NTP pyrophosphatase, which produces MTMKLVLATHNDDKIFEIKSLLQDLPIEILSYKNFKEFPDVVEDRDTLKGNAEKKAKEIWERHKLPTIADDTGLFVKILNGAPGVYSSRYAGENVTYEDNRNKLLRDMQDVPSNKRDALFRTIIAFVDFDGKVEFLSGECKGFIGFEEKGKFGFGYDPIFYLKDSGKSFAELTFQEKNIISHRGKALQKFKDFLNAKIR; this is translated from the coding sequence ATGACAATGAAATTGGTTCTTGCAACCCATAATGATGACAAAATATTTGAGATAAAATCTCTTCTACAGGATTTACCTATTGAAATTTTATCTTACAAAAATTTTAAAGAATTTCCTGATGTGGTTGAAGATAGAGATACTCTTAAAGGGAATGCCGAGAAAAAGGCAAAAGAAATTTGGGAAAGGCACAAACTTCCGACAATTGCGGATGATACTGGACTTTTCGTTAAAATTCTCAACGGAGCCCCGGGTGTTTATAGTTCCAGATATGCGGGTGAAAATGTTACCTATGAAGACAATCGCAACAAACTTCTTCGAGATATGCAGGATGTTCCGTCAAATAAACGAGATGCACTATTTCGCACCATTATAGCTTTTGTGGATTTTGATGGGAAAGTTGAATTCCTTTCGGGTGAATGTAAAGGATTCATCGGATTTGAAGAAAAGGGAAAATTCGGTTTCGGTTATGATCCGATTTTTTATCTCAAAGATTCTGGTAAATCATTCGCGGAATTAACTTTTCAAGAAAAAAATATTATTAGCCATCGAGGTAAAGCGTTACAAAAATTTAAGGATTTCTTAAATGCAAAAATCCGATAA
- a CDS encoding GGDEF domain-containing protein — translation MQKSDKIEKSLGSIFEKEAKIVVDCQKILENPDTSKTELLKEFNILTKEYQKILRSFAKITRLSDSSNKKLFHTHELLKDKSLELKETNIKLYKVSITDKLTQIYNRSFLLKSFAKEFLQSKRYNFDLSCIMIDIDHFKKVNDNYGHLVGDFMLKEITHTIQDHIRQADTFGRYGGEEFLIILPYTNIDNAYIVSEKIRKVIEVSEFFYEDKLLKATISLGLSDNQSSKITKIDDMIKRSDIALYRAKNEGRNCTRIYEIF, via the coding sequence ATGCAAAAATCCGATAAAATTGAAAAAAGTCTGGGAAGTATTTTTGAAAAAGAGGCAAAAATTGTTGTTGATTGTCAAAAAATACTTGAGAATCCCGATACTTCCAAAACCGAACTTTTGAAGGAGTTTAATATCCTAACAAAAGAATATCAAAAAATTTTAAGGAGCTTCGCAAAAATTACAAGACTGAGTGATTCTTCCAACAAAAAATTATTTCATACTCACGAGCTGCTCAAAGATAAAAGTCTGGAATTAAAAGAAACTAATATTAAACTTTATAAGGTTTCAATAACTGACAAATTGACTCAAATATACAACAGATCTTTTTTATTGAAATCATTCGCTAAAGAATTTTTACAATCCAAAAGATATAATTTTGATCTATCCTGCATCATGATTGATATTGATCATTTTAAAAAAGTTAATGACAATTATGGACATTTAGTTGGGGATTTCATGTTGAAAGAAATAACTCATACTATTCAAGACCACATTCGGCAGGCTGATACGTTCGGCAGGTATGGGGGTGAAGAATTTCTCATTATTTTACCATATACAAATATTGATAATGCCTATATAGTTAGTGAAAAAATCAGAAAAGTTATTGAGGTTTCCGAATTTTTTTATGAAGACAAATTATTAAAAGCCACGATAAGTTTGGGTCTTTCCGATAATCAATCATCTAAAATCACAAAGATTGATGATATGATAAAAAGATCTGATATTGCCTTATATAGAGCAAAAAATGAGGGCAGAAATTGTACTCGAATTTATGAAATTTTTTAA
- a CDS encoding PAS domain S-box protein has protein sequence MKKMNLTVLYVEDEHIILKSNAEYLNRIVKKVYFAKNGEEGLAEFKKNKPELVITDIKMPKMNGLEMVRKILQEDNRAKIILVSAYRDTQYFLEAINLNVEKFLVKPMKHQELASVLNNICKKISLENKLQQEKMIRKKIEDSLLREKIYLEQLFENSPEAILIIEKDSNKVLKVNSEFSRMFGFTKEEVIGKLINGLVIPQGYEKESSDLTLNLAMGEKIKHESVRKRKDGTLLDVSILGIPIKSTDDKNSIYLIYRNITERKSSERIQNAMRNIAKSVNTSENIPALLKSIQNHLGQVIDTTNFYVALYQKETDTLTLPYQADEKDKYEEFPAGRTLTAYVIKTAKSLLANRKKQDELFDSGEVEQVGTPSEIWLGVPLIIKGEVIGVVAVQDYEDANRYSIKDMEMLEFVSKQVAQVIELKQSQEELSLEQAYLEELFESSPEAIVLAEKDGSRLIKINSEFTKMFGYTSEEAIGHPVDELIVPENLSVEASGITDYVGNGKQIAHETVRKRKDGTLVNVSILGSPIRVEGGQVAVYGIYRDISERKKAEAERDRFFHDVSEAKKVIEEKNQHIMSSIRYAEKIQQAMLPRKSSLKKVFGEYFVIFKPRDIVSGDFYWFSEVEDKIFFAVIDCTGHGVPGAFMSIISNSILNQIVMEKKIFDPALILEQAHRRIVSSLRKGRESAFVSDGMDVCLLMIEKDWSKITYSGAKRPLLIARKNADNEYEIHTFKGNRYSVGRKQRKKNSQILFTNKNIEVNKGDMIYLTTDGFVDQSNPEIKKYGTKKLKNFLKQIARTNCEKQKNNLLNELKNHMQNEPQRDDISLAGIRIMSDVPQKGAKRKFYKKSDYSLDIFRKEFAKSKRHKFVLSCVMIRIDSGDKIYNSYGQYIFDEIIKELAEIINQLIRIEDVVGTYGDEIFMMMLPNINLKNTYIVAERARKNVESHKFNIPDFPEKVTISLGITDNYRGNPQSIDDIINNLYEALKIAEKMGSNRTGIYKG, from the coding sequence ATGAAAAAGATGAATTTAACGGTTCTTTATGTTGAGGATGAGCATATCATTCTTAAATCGAATGCAGAATATCTGAACAGAATAGTTAAAAAAGTATATTTTGCTAAAAATGGTGAGGAGGGGCTTGCAGAATTCAAAAAAAATAAACCTGAATTGGTAATTACGGATATCAAAATGCCCAAAATGAACGGGCTGGAAATGGTTAGAAAAATCCTTCAAGAGGATAATCGAGCCAAAATCATTCTTGTTTCAGCTTACAGAGATACGCAATATTTTTTAGAAGCAATAAATTTGAATGTTGAGAAATTCCTCGTCAAACCGATGAAACATCAGGAACTGGCTTCGGTTTTAAATAATATTTGCAAAAAAATTTCTCTAGAAAACAAGTTACAACAAGAAAAAATGATTAGGAAAAAGATAGAGGATTCACTGCTCAGAGAAAAAATTTATTTAGAACAGTTATTTGAAAATTCTCCTGAAGCCATACTGATTATTGAAAAAGATAGTAATAAAGTTCTAAAAGTTAATAGTGAATTTTCCAGAATGTTTGGCTTTACAAAAGAAGAGGTTATCGGAAAATTGATTAATGGTCTGGTAATTCCCCAAGGATATGAAAAGGAATCAAGCGATCTTACTTTAAATCTTGCAATGGGTGAAAAGATAAAACATGAATCCGTGCGGAAACGTAAAGATGGAACCCTTTTAGATGTTTCGATCCTTGGAATTCCGATAAAATCAACTGATGACAAAAATTCTATCTATCTTATTTATCGCAATATTACCGAACGTAAAAGCTCCGAAAGAATCCAAAATGCTATGAGGAATATTGCGAAATCCGTAAATACATCAGAAAATATTCCTGCTTTATTAAAATCAATCCAAAATCATTTAGGCCAAGTTATTGACACAACAAATTTTTACGTTGCCCTATATCAGAAAGAAACCGATACATTAACCCTTCCGTATCAGGCTGATGAAAAGGATAAATACGAAGAATTTCCAGCAGGAAGAACTTTAACTGCTTATGTTATTAAAACAGCAAAATCCTTACTTGCAAATAGAAAAAAGCAGGATGAATTGTTCGATTCAGGGGAAGTAGAACAGGTTGGAACTCCTTCTGAAATATGGCTTGGAGTTCCCTTAATAATTAAAGGAGAAGTTATTGGAGTTGTGGCAGTTCAAGATTATGAAGACGCCAATCGCTATTCAATCAAGGATATGGAAATGCTGGAATTTGTTTCCAAGCAAGTTGCCCAAGTGATTGAACTTAAACAATCTCAGGAAGAATTATCTCTTGAGCAAGCGTATCTCGAAGAACTATTTGAAAGTTCTCCCGAAGCAATCGTCTTAGCAGAAAAAGATGGCAGTCGCCTAATTAAAATTAATAGTGAATTTACCAAAATGTTTGGTTATACTTCCGAAGAAGCAATTGGTCATCCTGTAGATGAATTAATTGTCCCTGAAAATCTTTCTGTAGAAGCATCAGGAATTACAGATTATGTTGGAAATGGAAAACAAATCGCCCATGAAACTGTGCGTAAAAGAAAAGATGGAACTCTTGTTAACGTATCAATTCTCGGCTCGCCTATTCGAGTAGAAGGAGGTCAGGTCGCTGTATATGGTATTTACAGAGATATTAGTGAACGCAAAAAAGCTGAAGCGGAAAGAGACAGATTTTTTCATGATGTATCAGAAGCAAAAAAGGTTATTGAAGAAAAAAATCAGCATATTATGAGCAGCATCCGCTACGCTGAAAAAATTCAGCAAGCTATGCTTCCGAGAAAAAGCAGTCTGAAAAAAGTGTTTGGTGAATACTTTGTTATTTTCAAACCTCGCGATATTGTATCAGGAGATTTTTATTGGTTTTCTGAAGTAGAAGATAAAATTTTCTTTGCTGTGATTGACTGTACCGGACATGGAGTGCCCGGTGCTTTTATGTCGATCATAAGTAATTCAATCCTTAATCAGATTGTTATGGAAAAAAAGATATTTGATCCGGCTCTTATTTTGGAGCAAGCACACCGTCGAATTGTCAGTTCTTTACGAAAAGGAAGGGAAAGTGCTTTCGTGTCAGATGGAATGGATGTGTGCTTGTTGATGATCGAAAAAGATTGGAGCAAAATAACTTATTCCGGAGCCAAGAGACCTTTGTTAATTGCCAGAAAAAATGCAGATAACGAATATGAAATTCACACTTTTAAAGGAAATCGCTATTCCGTAGGGAGAAAACAGAGAAAAAAAAATTCACAAATTTTATTCACGAACAAGAATATTGAAGTTAATAAAGGTGATATGATTTACCTTACTACGGATGGCTTTGTTGATCAATCTAATCCTGAAATTAAAAAGTATGGCACTAAAAAGTTGAAAAATTTTCTTAAACAAATTGCCCGGACAAATTGTGAAAAGCAAAAGAATAATTTGCTGAACGAATTAAAAAATCATATGCAAAATGAGCCACAACGAGATGATATTTCTTTGGCAGGAATAAGAATAATGTCGGATGTTCCTCAAAAAGGAGCAAAACGAAAATTTTACAAAAAATCTGATTATTCTCTTGATATATTCAGAAAAGAATTTGCAAAATCGAAACGACACAAATTTGTTCTCTCCTGCGTAATGATAAGAATTGATTCAGGCGATAAAATCTATAATTCATACGGGCAATATATTTTTGATGAGATTATAAAGGAATTGGCGGAAATAATTAATCAGCTAATACGAATAGAAGATGTTGTAGGAACCTATGGTGATGAAATATTTATGATGATGCTACCGAACATTAACTTAAAAAATACCTATATCGTTGCGGAAAGAGCACGAAAAAATGTTGAAAGCCACAAATTTAATATACCGGATTTCCCAGAAAAAGTAACAATCTCTCTTGGAATTACTGATAATTATCGTGGCAATCCCCAAAGTATAGATGATATAATCAATAACTTATATGAAGCATTGAAAATTGCCGAGAAAATGGGAAGCAACAGAACTGGTATTTATAAGGGATAA
- a CDS encoding SiaB family protein kinase, producing MKDIDLFDWYKNIQGSNIFFAINGTISHSLLVEFGEMIKSRLFQIEEERQVIKKVFAIFVELAQNLMNYSSAKVKIVNTDKYVGSGIILLRENADCYEVISGNLVRNSKIDMIRSKCEYINSLNKTELKEYYKAEKRKPLNKETLSAGIGLIDIVRKANNPIKFMANQKDENLSFMELSIKIMK from the coding sequence ATGAAAGATATAGACCTGTTTGATTGGTACAAAAACATTCAAGGAAGCAATATTTTCTTTGCTATCAACGGAACGATTTCGCATAGCTTACTCGTGGAATTCGGGGAAATGATTAAAAGCCGCCTGTTCCAGATAGAGGAAGAACGACAAGTTATCAAGAAAGTTTTTGCGATTTTCGTGGAATTAGCTCAAAATTTGATGAATTATTCATCTGCAAAAGTAAAAATTGTAAATACCGATAAGTATGTCGGTTCCGGTATTATTCTTCTCCGAGAAAATGCAGATTGCTATGAAGTAATTTCAGGTAATTTAGTGCGGAATTCAAAAATTGACATGATACGCTCCAAGTGTGAATACATCAACAGTTTAAACAAGACGGAATTGAAAGAATATTATAAGGCAGAAAAGCGTAAGCCTTTAAATAAAGAGACATTGAGTGCCGGCATCGGATTGATTGACATCGTGAGAAAAGCAAATAATCCTATCAAGTTTATGGCTAATCAAAAAGATGAAAACCTTTCATTCATGGAATTATCAATAAAAATTATGAAGTAA
- a CDS encoding DUF1987 domain-containing protein translates to MKDINIEKTKYSLEVITDEENGIVKMSGASYPENAIEFFEPIIRWLNEYIEEVGEKLIMELKITYQNTSSSKMILDMIYILEDYFEAGGDVKVIWFYEEDDEDIYETGEELMEDFELPFKIIAY, encoded by the coding sequence ATGAAAGATATTAATATTGAAAAAACAAAATATTCACTCGAAGTAATAACCGACGAGGAGAATGGGATTGTGAAAATGAGCGGGGCATCCTATCCGGAAAATGCAATTGAGTTTTTTGAGCCAATCATTCGCTGGTTAAATGAATATATTGAGGAAGTCGGAGAAAAATTAATTATGGAACTTAAAATAACATACCAAAATACGAGTTCCTCCAAAATGATTTTAGATATGATTTATATTTTAGAAGATTATTTTGAAGCTGGGGGAGACGTAAAAGTAATCTGGTTTTATGAAGAAGATGATGAAGATATTTATGAAACCGGTGAAGAACTGATGGAAGATTTTGAGTTACCTTTTAAGATAATTGCCTATTAA
- a CDS encoding NlpC/P60 family protein, which translates to MMQKIKATISFVILIALLFSCSNRIYQTAVTEGTSETVLQLALTKIDEPYTWAGRGPEEFDCSGLITWSYKQVVGKDEIFRIQDQIVSDANMNDLYEWNVTILPEEEIKSGDIVFITNTKNKIVHGGLFIKWVDADSLQLLNASSFHNKIEIATWPIKGKKRGQWFVGAGRFIISK; encoded by the coding sequence ATGATGCAAAAAATTAAAGCAACTATTTCATTCGTAATTTTAATTGCACTCTTATTTTCGTGTTCAAATCGAATTTATCAGACCGCAGTAACTGAGGGGACTTCAGAAACAGTTTTGCAACTTGCATTGACAAAAATTGATGAACCTTATACTTGGGCTGGAAGGGGACCCGAAGAATTTGATTGTTCCGGTCTAATCACTTGGTCTTACAAGCAGGTTGTGGGAAAGGATGAAATTTTTCGAATTCAAGATCAGATCGTTTCTGATGCAAATATGAACGATCTATATGAATGGAATGTAACCATCTTGCCGGAAGAAGAGATAAAGTCAGGGGATATCGTGTTCATTACAAACACAAAAAACAAAATTGTTCATGGAGGGTTATTTATTAAATGGGTGGATGCAGATTCCCTTCAACTCCTCAATGCTTCATCATTTCACAACAAAATCGAAATCGCTACGTGGCCTATTAAAGGAAAAAAAAGAGGGCAATGGTTCGTTGGGGCAGGTAGATTTATAATTTCAAAATAA